A genomic stretch from Plasmodium brasilianum strain Bolivian I chromosome 9, whole genome shotgun sequence includes:
- a CDS encoding oocyst capsule protein Cap93 produces the protein MVERNVEDEGIKQRRNVNEEENKKGKCNINLVRKELEQEKEKKSEECRSVRKNEPTNGNGSGISIIHSVVGKHFKRYFWNNSDEEDFPFEAEEFIYVPNEKRHNTIHLKKVAGSERVDNNFLSVYSENVKYLRQTNINYSLHQRTLSTECYVYFRSFLKEAISPHSLTKAIKIDKEYIYPWDVITQDDVEKIIENARFYGFLFTWFKNHRKAQKVDKVILKKDMPVLSPWFVQRPDIYTHFYKRNEQNEPNFYGVHYTWLGHATGLVVVDGFKILVDPVFKIELLSLKGITRSLINWINIKIMGGLGERISRSPCNISNLPDDLHAVFVSHNHNDHIMEEDVRILCKLKKFKHVMWYVPEGTANFFLQEGCKAANIFELSWGDERWISCWISHKQFHCKDGIWKSKKQEQEKEVFKYKIIYAPTLHWSGREDNHSDLNQTLWGSLILKGPKHRFYFSGDTAYLKEDFEEFKKIGRLHGPFHLAAIAIGAYEPNNTLKYHHVHPWESVKIWRDIRAETAIGVHWGTFRLSAEEFMQPRDDLEAALLGVGLYTLRNFNLPFERRKMEIMKKYFIKSDREEENDNEDDLEDLKEYFYPPSNVDLHEYTDSFHSLFSNNLNLFYSDIDKNYVKHMYQQRKLYTSTYNRYKRALILKNSKKLPKCWKKLLLNLSIRFQTIPIGGSIEVISKGYYISMTRSAEHSSTIYEHYTFPKWYKDKENEETLNQQSFAYEDLMNFHIVN, from the exons ATGGTTGAAAGGAACGTAGAGGATGAAGGGATAAAACAAAGGAGGAATGTAAATGAGGAGGAGAATAAGAAGGGAAAATGTAATATCAATTTAGTGCGGAAAGAGTTGGAGCAGGAGAAGGAAAA GAAGAGTGAGGAATGTAGAAGTGTCCGTAAGAATGAACCCACCAATGGAAATGGAAGCGGTATAAGCATTATACATAGTGTAGTGGGTAAACACTTTAAGCGGTATTTTTGGAACAACTCAGATGAAGAAGATTTTCCTTTTGAGGCTGAGGAATTCATTTATGTACCGAATGAAAAAAGACATAATacaatacatttaaaaaaggtaGCTGGAAGTGAAAGAGTtgataataatttcttaAGTGTATATTCAGagaatgtaaaatatttgagacagacaaatataaattattcattaCATCAAAGAACATTATCTACAGAATGTTATGTATACTTTAGgagttttttaaaagaagcTATATCACCGCATAGCTTAACGAAAGCTATAAAAATTGACaaggaatatatttatccGTGGGATGTAATAACTCAAGATGATGTAGAGAAGATCATTGAAAACGCACGTTTTTAtggttttttatttacatggTTTAAGAATCATAGGAAAGCACAAAAAGTGGATaaagtaattttaaaaaaagatatgccTGTTTTATCTCCTTGGTTTGTTCAAAGAccagatatatatacacatttttataaaaggaaTGAACAGAATGAACCAAATTTTTATGGTGTCCATTATACTTGGTTGGGTCATGCAACAGGTTTAGTTGTAGTAGATGGATTCAAAATATTAGTTGATcctgtttttaaaattgaatTGTTAAGTCTTAAAGGTATAACTAGATCTTTAATAAATTggattaatataaaaattatgggAGGACTAGGTGAAAGAATATCAAGATCCCCATGTAACATATCAAATTTACCTGATGATTTACATGCAGTATTTGTTTCACATAATCATAATGATCATATAATGGAAGAAGATGTAcgaattttatgtaaattaaaaaagtttaagCATGTTATGTGGTATGTCCCTGAAGGAACAGCTAACTTTTTTCTTCAAGAGGGTTGTAAGGCAGCTAACATTTTTGAATTATCATGGGGGGATGAAAGATGGATATCTTGTTGGATATCGCATAAGCAATTTCATTGTAAAGATGGTATAtggaaaagtaaaaaacaagaacaagaaaaagaagtttttaaatataaaattatttatgcaCCTACATTACATTGGTCAGGAAGAGAAGATAATCATAGTGATCTTAATCAAACTCTATGGGgatcattaatattaaaaggaCCAAAACAtcgattttatttttctggTGATACAGCATATTTAAAGGAAGATTTtgaagaatttaaaaaaattggaagGTTGCATGGACCTTTTCATTTAGCTGCTATTGCAATTGGAGCATATGAACCAAATAATACGTTAAAATATCATCATGTACATCCATGGGAGTCTGTAAAGATATGGAGAGATATAAGGGCTGAAACAGCTATAGGTGTTCATTGGGGAACTTTTCGCTTATCAGCTGAAGAGTTTATGCAACCAAGAGATGATTTAGAAGCTGCTTTGTTAGGTGTTGGTTTGTATACcttaagaaattttaatttaccctttgaaagaagaaaaatggaaattatgaaaaaatactttATTAAAAGTGATagagaagaagaaaatgataatgaaGATGATTTGGAagatttaaaagaatatttttatcctcCAAGTAATGTAGATTTACATGAATATACGGATAGTTTTCATTcccttttttcaaataatttaaatttattttatagtgacattgataaaaattatgttaagCATATGTATCAACAAAGGAAATTATACACATCAACATATAATCGATATAAGAGagctttaattttaaaaaattccaaGAAATTACCAAAATGCTGGAAAAAGTTGCTATTGAATTTGTCTATTCGATTTCAAACAATACCAATTGGTGGTTCAATTGAAGTAATTTCCAAGGGATATTACATATCAATGACCAGATCAGCTGAACATAGTTCTACAATATATGAGCATTACACTTTCCCTAAATGGTATAAAGACAAAGAGAATGAGGAGACTCTCAACCAGCAGTCCTTTGCCTACGAGGACTTGATGAATTTTCACATCGTCAATTAG
- a CDS encoding ATP-dependent (S)-NAD(P)H-hydrate dehydratase, translated as MNEITNEITNEITNEITNERMKERKVKINKKLYDVRGYIIPELTENDYKGCSGKMCVIGGSEIYSGAPFLAAMSTLKLGADLCFVITAKENSIPLKCYSPELIVYPYLYNKKSGIINIEHSDLKNCTEYLMNRIDCCVIGPGLGTIDEISKECLLFIIKKFIQKNIFLILDADIIEFIIINKDIFSQIKNYEQCIFTPNKNEFRKMLSHLTDHKNINFEQLSCNQIISFAHEIIQIFNGPKILVKGFHDIFISKSFYFVSFIKNPSLKRLGGLGDIMTGLLAVFHAWGSKKKNKLSPILSEVFNIDTVGSYNECLDALSAFNASYFLKVLCKDGFNKYHRGALASDIMNSIPHHFYNIYS; from the exons ATGAATGAAATAACGAATGAAATAACGAATGAAATAACGAATGAAATAACGAATGAAAGAatgaaagaaagaaaagttaaaataa ACAAAAAGCTGTACGATGTAAGAGGGTACATCATACCAGAGTTGACGGAGAACGACTATAAAGGATGTAGTGGGAAAATGTGCGTTATCGGAGGAAGTGAAATATATAGCGGAGCTCCGTTTTTAGCTGCCATGAGTACATTAAAATTAGGGGCAGACTTGTGCTTTGTTATAACAGCGAAAGAGAATAGTATTCCTTTAAAATGCTATAGCCCTGAATTAATTGTATACCCTTACTTATATAACAAGAAATCGGGCATAATAAATATCGAACACAgcgatttaaaaaattgtactgaatatttaatgaatagAATTGATTGCTGTGTTATTGGCCCAGGTCTAGGTACCATTGATGAAATAAGTAAAGAATGTCtgctttttattataaaaaaatttatacaaaaaaatatatttttaattttggaTGCTGATATAAtagaatttattattataaataaggatatatttagtcaaattaaaaattatgaacagtgCATATTTACaccaaataaaaatgaattcaGAAAAATGCTTTCCCATTTAACTGatcacaaaaatataaatttcgAGCAACTCAGTTGTAAtcaaattatttcttttgctCATGAAATAATACAGATATTTAATGGACCAAAAATATTAGTTAAAGGTTTTCATGACATATTTATTTCGAAAagtttttatttcgtttcatttattaaaaaccCTTCTTTAAAAAGGTTGGGGGGGCTTGGCGATATAATG ACTGGATTATTGGCTGTTTTTCATGCCTGGggatcaaaaaaaaaaaataaattatcacCCATACTTAGCGAAGTTTTTAATATTGACACGGTGGGCAGTTACAATGAATGCTTAGATGCGCTTTCCGCTTTTAATGCGAGTTATTTTCTCAAAGTTTTGTGCAAAGACGGTTTCAATAAATACCATAGGGGGGCATTAGCTTCTGATATTATGAACAGTATACCTCACCACTTTTACAATATCTACAGTTAG